A section of the Spirosoma pollinicola genome encodes:
- a CDS encoding SDR family oxidoreductase, protein MKTEHQRTAFITGANKGIGKEIARQLAQRGFAVFIGSRDIAKGREAAEELCHAGYEATFIQIDVTNPVSIRTACGTLSQKADHLDVLINNAGVLEDHGADILDLNAEMLDRTLKANVTGPILVIQDFLEHLQKSHIGGRIINVSSGAGSLTNMQTYAPAYSISKTALNAVTKQFAAALKSQAIAVNCVDPGWVRTDMGGPNASRPVEKGAETIVWLATDAPQSETGKFWHDKQETVW, encoded by the coding sequence ATGAAAACGGAACACCAACGCACTGCCTTCATTACAGGGGCAAATAAAGGAATTGGTAAAGAAATTGCCCGGCAGCTGGCCCAGCGCGGGTTCGCTGTATTTATTGGTTCCCGCGACATAGCCAAAGGCCGGGAAGCTGCCGAAGAGCTTTGCCATGCGGGTTATGAAGCCACGTTTATTCAAATCGACGTAACTAATCCGGTAAGTATCCGAACGGCTTGTGGAACGCTTTCACAAAAGGCCGATCATCTGGATGTTTTGATCAATAATGCTGGCGTTCTCGAAGATCACGGCGCGGATATCCTCGACCTAAATGCCGAAATGCTTGACCGGACGCTGAAAGCGAACGTGACCGGGCCAATCCTGGTGATTCAGGATTTTCTGGAGCATCTGCAAAAAAGCCATATTGGCGGTCGGATTATCAATGTCTCGAGTGGAGCCGGATCGCTGACGAATATGCAAACCTACGCGCCTGCCTATAGTATCTCAAAAACAGCCCTCAACGCTGTGACGAAGCAATTTGCAGCGGCCCTGAAAAGTCAGGCCATTGCTGTAAACTGCGTTGATCCGGGCTGGGTTCGTACCGATATGGGCGGCCCCAATGCCAGTAGACCCGTTGAAAAAGGCGCCGAAACAATCGTATGGCTGGCTACCGATGCCCCCCAGTCCGAAACCGGGAAATTCTGGCACGATAAGCAGGAAACAGTTTGGTGA
- a CDS encoding porin family protein, with protein sequence MKSLSFLLTLTLLPIGLSVAQTTPASTTVTSTSTNRQQELYDEHHGITKKPKTTPAATKPTTSATSSTDRTPTTPRIDEPASTQPTIATDKPQQVSGTSSTSNVRIGIRGGVTSSVFTQAETGVKPALGFVGGISFTFGSGTVSFQPEINYSRYAQKVTDFGFTDTQAVDVLEVPLFLKFSTGTYAGSRFFLNVGPYAGYRMNISQNGKTISLDGTKGRFGFGAGAGIGTAIKAGPGHVTLEIRGLYPLGDVDNGFNTDSQRIFAQGTIGYIVQLGGR encoded by the coding sequence ATGAAATCTTTGTCTTTTCTTCTGACGCTTACTCTCCTGCCGATTGGTCTTTCTGTAGCCCAAACGACACCAGCCAGTACCACAGTAACGTCGACCAGCACAAACCGCCAGCAAGAGCTCTACGATGAGCATCACGGCATTACAAAGAAACCAAAAACAACGCCAGCAGCAACGAAACCAACGACGTCGGCCACCTCGTCAACAGATCGCACGCCAACGACGCCTAGAATCGACGAACCTGCCTCTACTCAACCCACAATAGCTACCGACAAGCCGCAGCAAGTATCCGGCACCAGCAGTACATCCAATGTGAGAATCGGCATTCGGGGGGGCGTTACATCCTCTGTTTTTACGCAGGCAGAGACCGGTGTTAAGCCCGCTCTTGGCTTCGTGGGCGGTATATCCTTCACCTTTGGATCGGGCACCGTTTCGTTTCAGCCAGAGATCAACTACAGCCGGTATGCGCAGAAAGTAACGGACTTTGGTTTTACCGACACTCAGGCTGTTGATGTGCTTGAAGTGCCTTTATTCCTAAAGTTTTCAACGGGAACCTATGCCGGCAGTCGCTTCTTCCTGAACGTAGGTCCCTATGCAGGCTATAGAATGAACATAAGCCAAAACGGCAAGACAATATCACTTGACGGCACCAAAGGGCGTTTTGGCTTCGGTGCGGGAGCGGGTATCGGGACAGCGATAAAAGCCGGACCGGGTCATGTTACCCTTGAAATCCGCGGTCTTTATCCGTTAGGGGATGTAGATAATGGGTTCAATACAGATTCACAGAGAATCTTTGCTCAGGGAACAATTGGCTACATAGTCCAGTTAGGAGGCCGATAA
- a CDS encoding helix-turn-helix domain-containing protein — protein sequence MSRPKRCISLSDTEKLTLQEAIKNHPKYEFRRACQALLWSHKGFSAKEVAGHTEVSQHSVGKWLSAWQELGLVGLMRQKGQGRKP from the coding sequence ATGAGCCGACCAAAACGCTGCATCTCCTTGTCTGACACCGAGAAACTTACTTTACAGGAAGCCATCAAAAACCACCCTAAGTACGAGTTTAGACGGGCTTGTCAAGCATTACTTTGGAGTCATAAAGGCTTCTCGGCCAAAGAGGTAGCAGGCCACACCGAAGTCTCCCAGCATTCGGTTGGCAAGTGGCTTTCTGCCTGGCAAGAACTGGGTTTGGTCGGGCTCATGCGCCAAAAAGGGCAAGGCAGAAAACCCTAG
- a CDS encoding sensor histidine kinase has protein sequence MATHTSDSPQPLAELVAYLFARREAILNQWRAACEQDSALGKVPALSREEFNNLLPIILDILEQRLLNELLVADPATTAQAHGLHRWHKAHGLMDTLQELHLLTQTLFEELALFGQLFPHIDRDLLLKVPWQITRLMQETVMGSVQKYHELQHLQVTQRANTLQQALDQMTKLSQQRGDILRTSTHDLRGSFGILNSAAYLLKTEDLSEEERAQFMDMLSHNLTSVQGMLTSLMDLARLEAGQEPLQLESLDAAKLLHELVASAQPLAAERGIVLRADGPATLLVETDRVKLHRIGQNLLLNALKYTPSSPGHPGIVSVSWSVEGDYRWSFSVQDSGPGLPAGTVGQLGQQLRPTVEPTSVLGPDQSEPVAVLPEGIPAGVTPAEQASSANSSTRGEGVGLQIVKRLCELLDANLDVETKAGRGTLFRVRLPVHQGR, from the coding sequence ATGGCAACCCATACCTCTGATTCTCCTCAGCCCCTGGCTGAGCTGGTTGCTTACTTATTTGCCCGGCGGGAAGCCATTCTCAATCAATGGCGTGCCGCCTGCGAACAGGATTCCGCCCTGGGTAAAGTTCCGGCTCTAAGCCGCGAAGAGTTCAACAACCTGCTGCCCATTATCCTGGATATCCTGGAACAACGCTTACTTAATGAACTCCTGGTAGCGGATCCTGCTACCACCGCTCAGGCGCACGGGCTCCACCGCTGGCATAAAGCCCATGGCCTGATGGATACCTTGCAGGAGTTGCATTTGTTGACTCAGACCCTGTTCGAGGAACTTGCCCTGTTTGGCCAGCTCTTTCCTCACATCGATCGGGACTTACTTTTGAAAGTACCCTGGCAGATAACCCGGCTTATGCAGGAGACTGTCATGGGCAGCGTCCAGAAGTACCATGAGTTGCAGCACTTACAGGTCACCCAACGGGCCAATACACTGCAACAAGCCCTCGATCAGATGACAAAGCTATCCCAACAGCGGGGTGATATTCTACGCACCTCGACCCACGACCTGCGGGGCAGCTTCGGCATTCTTAACTCGGCGGCTTATCTGCTCAAAACCGAAGACTTGAGTGAGGAAGAGCGGGCTCAGTTTATGGACATGTTAAGCCACAATCTGACCAGTGTGCAGGGTATGCTCACCAGTTTGATGGATCTGGCCCGGCTGGAAGCGGGTCAGGAGCCCCTTCAGCTCGAATCGCTGGATGCGGCTAAGCTGCTTCATGAACTGGTGGCTAGTGCCCAGCCCCTGGCGGCTGAACGGGGCATTGTCCTGCGGGCGGATGGCCCTGCTACACTACTGGTCGAAACGGACCGGGTCAAGCTCCACCGGATTGGACAGAATCTGCTACTCAACGCCCTCAAGTACACCCCCTCCAGCCCGGGTCATCCGGGTATCGTCTCGGTTTCCTGGTCGGTTGAAGGCGACTATCGCTGGTCGTTTAGTGTGCAGGATTCGGGCCCGGGCCTGCCTGCTGGCACCGTTGGGCAACTGGGTCAGCAGCTTCGGCCGACGGTCGAACCAACCAGTGTGCTGGGGCCTGATCAGAGCGAACCGGTAGCCGTTTTACCCGAGGGCATACCCGCTGGGGTGACCCCGGCTGAACAGGCCTCCTCCGCTAATTCATCTACCAGGGGAGAAGGCGTTGGTTTACAGATTGTCAAGCGGCTGTGCGAACTGCTGGATGCCAACCTGGATGTGGAAACCAAGGCCGGTCGGGGTACCCTGTTCCGCGTTCGGTTGCCGGTTCATCAGGGCCGTTAA
- a CDS encoding response regulator: MNDSYPSQSSLRGTKILLIDDTPQHCILIQKVMKVCMPNVELLIATTGEQAKDKLNELISQHERLPRLILLDLYLPRKDDGWTLLQHLKATTSPLRLIPVTLLSHSGSSDDIQTSYHLGANSYIVKPLDYPQWMTYFESLSQYWLYTVAPPFR, encoded by the coding sequence ATGAACGATTCATACCCATCCCAATCTAGTCTCCGGGGTACTAAGATTCTGTTGATCGATGATACCCCGCAGCATTGTATCCTCATCCAGAAGGTAATGAAGGTATGTATGCCCAACGTGGAGTTGTTGATCGCAACGACCGGTGAACAAGCCAAAGACAAGCTCAACGAGCTGATAAGCCAGCACGAACGCCTGCCCCGCCTGATTTTACTGGACTTATACCTGCCCCGTAAAGACGATGGGTGGACACTCCTACAACACCTGAAAGCAACTACCTCACCCCTTCGACTAATTCCCGTAACATTGCTGAGTCACTCGGGAAGCTCCGATGACATCCAGACCAGCTATCACCTGGGAGCCAACTCCTACATCGTTAAACCCCTTGATTATCCCCAGTGGATGACCTACTTTGAATCCCTTAGCCAGTACTGGCTATATACGGTGGCCCCACCCTTCCGATAA
- a CDS encoding plasmid mobilization protein → MKEKDKWYKGGRPEMKPEERATRVVQVRFTQAEYDQLLARKATVRTLTVSTYVRAVCLNKPLRLKPERSTYQNILLSLIQETRSDVLRIGVNINQAARRINSTTDYQDLQREVNKMASDMARFDAQLREVMGTILKDGGEV, encoded by the coding sequence ATGAAGGAAAAAGACAAATGGTACAAAGGGGGCAGACCTGAGATGAAGCCGGAAGAACGGGCTACCAGAGTGGTTCAGGTTCGCTTCACCCAAGCGGAGTATGATCAGCTTTTAGCTCGAAAGGCTACCGTCAGGACGCTCACCGTATCCACCTACGTACGGGCAGTCTGTCTTAACAAGCCGCTTCGGTTAAAGCCCGAGCGCTCGACTTATCAGAATATTCTTCTATCGCTGATTCAGGAGACCAGGAGCGATGTCTTGCGGATTGGCGTCAACATAAACCAGGCCGCCAGGCGTATCAATAGCACCACCGACTACCAGGACCTGCAACGGGAAGTCAATAAGATGGCCAGTGATATGGCCCGCTTTGACGCTCAATTAAGGGAGGTGATGGGTACCATTTTAAAGGATGGCGGTGAAGTATAG
- a CDS encoding TetR/AcrR family transcriptional regulator, whose translation MEKIKRNRASTIKRMVNALEEVLAEHGIEGVSINLITQKASISKVLLYRYFGNLPGLIEYYVRIGRLVPHYSPDWVAQIQPAHPENLASIWSGNALQVFRQLRASRSSREILKATVQENSALSDSVSMTLDGELTQLVNQLSFVKGSDHEAVSAVMLGALSYLTLQSHYDRPVIGLDLRRDENWLRIEKAVKLIYQALAQTAIDSSTVQVDLKSVDEMASAW comes from the coding sequence TTGGAGAAAATTAAACGCAATCGGGCATCCACCATAAAGCGTATGGTGAATGCCCTGGAAGAGGTATTAGCTGAACACGGCATTGAAGGCGTCAGCATAAATTTAATTACACAAAAGGCTAGTATCAGCAAGGTCCTTCTTTACCGGTATTTTGGCAACTTACCGGGATTGATTGAGTATTACGTGCGGATAGGCCGTCTGGTTCCGCATTACAGTCCAGACTGGGTGGCGCAAATTCAGCCTGCTCATCCTGAAAACTTAGCGTCGATTTGGTCGGGGAATGCGCTTCAGGTATTTCGTCAACTACGAGCCTCCCGTTCATCCCGGGAGATCCTCAAGGCTACTGTGCAGGAGAACAGTGCCTTATCTGATTCGGTAAGCATGACGCTTGACGGAGAGCTCACTCAGTTGGTTAACCAGTTGAGTTTTGTTAAGGGAAGTGATCATGAGGCTGTTTCGGCCGTGATGCTGGGAGCCCTGTCGTATCTGACGCTACAGTCTCACTATGACCGGCCTGTCATTGGATTGGACCTGCGTAGGGATGAGAATTGGCTTCGCATCGAGAAGGCCGTGAAACTGATTTATCAAGCCCTCGCTCAAACGGCCATTGATTCTTCTACCGTTCAGGTTGACCTTAAGTCGGTCGATGAAATGGCGAGTGCGTGGTAG
- a CDS encoding DNA-binding transcriptional response regulator — translation MDTLKPWVALLDEDEDDYIFWQHGFRQWAQHLDLYWFSSVTEFLSATSLGKDKPVALVMDGVVPDGEEMKWLSTLLLHPSCRQACLIMLSAEVAEPQRADFLRLGASDRLQKPIRLDELQLVVSTVSNHIARQTHA, via the coding sequence ATGGACACACTGAAACCCTGGGTTGCCTTACTGGATGAGGACGAAGATGACTATATATTCTGGCAGCATGGCTTTCGTCAATGGGCGCAGCATTTAGACCTGTATTGGTTTAGCTCGGTCACTGAGTTTCTGTCAGCGACTTCACTGGGCAAAGACAAGCCGGTGGCTTTGGTAATGGATGGAGTAGTACCGGATGGAGAAGAGATGAAGTGGCTCAGTACGCTGCTGCTCCATCCCAGCTGTCGGCAGGCCTGTCTGATTATGTTATCAGCGGAAGTAGCCGAGCCGCAACGGGCAGATTTTTTGCGACTGGGGGCTAGTGATCGTTTACAGAAACCTATACGTCTGGATGAATTACAGCTAGTTGTGTCAACCGTCAGCAATCATATCGCCAGGCAAACGCACGCCTAA
- a CDS encoding response regulator, whose protein sequence is MNQNTYPCVFIADDDEDDRFLLNLAFARHSPQCRLVFAHDGLALLDALSSSKTTPELIILDLNMPRLNGLEALKVLRHQPLYQTTPIVMLTTSEADHDRQQAEQLRANEFITKPMNSELLGQIVTQLRVNWLEGNCC, encoded by the coding sequence ATGAATCAAAACACGTACCCTTGCGTCTTCATCGCCGACGATGATGAGGATGACCGTTTCCTGCTAAACCTGGCTTTTGCCCGGCACAGCCCCCAGTGCCGACTGGTCTTTGCCCATGATGGGTTGGCCCTGCTTGACGCCCTGTCCAGTAGTAAAACAACCCCGGAGTTGATCATTCTGGATCTGAACATGCCCCGGCTCAATGGCCTTGAGGCGCTCAAAGTGCTGCGGCATCAACCACTTTATCAAACGACGCCCATTGTTATGCTGACCACCTCGGAAGCGGATCATGACCGGCAGCAGGCTGAGCAGCTGAGGGCTAATGAGTTTATCACCAAGCCCATGAACTCCGAGTTGCTAGGACAAATTGTCACCCAGCTGCGCGTCAACTGGCTGGAAGGCAACTGTTGCTGA
- a CDS encoding transposase — protein MQAGPPARFSSGENYAALEHRQIEAYIPLFGRYIPVRDPFTYEPEKDQYRCTHGAILRNHGLKMAGEYGSYHYIANYSACQNCPIKESCCGKRDRKSLSVTMYYREYERMQARLTSAKGKRLKRRRSAVVEPVFGSLLNYFGLRRTPGKGKTGAHKRMVMAATAYNLKKWLLAKRWPKVVTQVLALHLGGSFFAFIEGITSTAYLFLKELCNSHVRLFETRIFEA, from the coding sequence ATGCAGGCCGGTCCGCCGGCGCGGTTTAGCTCAGGAGAAAACTATGCGGCTTTAGAGCATCGTCAAATCGAAGCGTACATCCCGTTGTTTGGGCGTTACATCCCAGTCCGTGATCCCTTCACGTATGAGCCAGAGAAGGATCAATACCGTTGCACTCACGGGGCCATTTTACGCAATCATGGCCTTAAAATGGCCGGTGAGTATGGTAGCTACCACTACATTGCTAACTATAGCGCCTGTCAAAACTGTCCCATCAAGGAAAGTTGTTGTGGTAAACGGGATCGTAAATCACTCAGTGTGACCATGTATTACCGGGAGTATGAGCGGATGCAAGCACGCTTGACGAGTGCGAAAGGGAAGCGACTCAAAAGGCGACGTAGTGCGGTGGTTGAGCCGGTCTTTGGTAGTTTACTGAACTACTTTGGGTTGCGTCGGACTCCAGGCAAAGGTAAAACGGGTGCTCATAAGCGGATGGTGATGGCGGCAACGGCTTACAATCTCAAGAAGTGGCTATTGGCCAAGCGCTGGCCTAAAGTAGTTACTCAGGTGTTGGCTTTGCACCTAGGGGGCTCTTTTTTTGCCTTTATTGAAGGCATTACTTCAACCGCCTATTTATTCCTAAAAGAGTTGTGCAACAGTCACGTTCGTTTGTTTGAGACTCGAATTTTTGAGGCGTGA
- a CDS encoding transposase — translation MFLSRIYIDRIGGPGLKQAIDLTFLYETVKPYYGKCGQQSIDPIVFVKLMLVGHLENLTSDRAIIRCCQLRLDILYFLDYEFGQALPWHSTLSRTRQRLPENVFESCFEYVLTQCIDLGLVDGHTQAIDAAFVEANASLDKLEAKPLAKWTLEKNEQLQVEASDRVSFDKTKQYINPKKVTRNNRVYYSPNDPQACLATKPNKAFRLYYLSSMAVDCAHHVITHIQADSAGQKDSRHLLHIVDQTHTRLSRLNLSLRCVLADAGRSAGAV, via the coding sequence GTGTTCCTCAGCAGAATCTATATCGACCGCATCGGCGGCCCGGGCTTAAAACAGGCCATTGATCTGACGTTTTTGTACGAAACGGTCAAACCGTATTATGGCAAATGCGGTCAACAATCGATTGATCCGATTGTATTCGTTAAACTCATGCTGGTGGGGCATTTGGAAAACCTAACCTCCGATCGAGCGATCATTCGCTGTTGCCAACTCCGATTAGACATCCTGTACTTCTTAGACTACGAGTTTGGCCAAGCCTTACCCTGGCACAGTACCCTATCACGCACCCGGCAGCGCCTGCCCGAAAACGTGTTTGAATCTTGTTTTGAGTATGTATTGACGCAGTGTATTGACCTTGGACTAGTTGATGGTCACACCCAAGCCATTGATGCTGCTTTTGTCGAGGCCAATGCTTCCTTAGATAAGTTAGAAGCTAAGCCGCTGGCCAAGTGGACATTGGAGAAAAATGAGCAGCTACAGGTTGAGGCTTCGGATCGGGTATCTTTTGATAAGACGAAACAATATATTAATCCCAAGAAGGTGACTCGCAATAATCGGGTCTATTATAGCCCTAACGATCCGCAGGCCTGTTTAGCTACTAAACCCAACAAGGCTTTTCGGCTCTACTACTTGTCTAGTATGGCCGTGGATTGTGCGCACCATGTGATTACGCACATTCAGGCCGACTCGGCTGGCCAGAAAGATTCACGCCATTTGTTACACATAGTCGACCAAACCCACACTCGTTTGTCAAGGTTAAACCTATCACTTCGGTGTGTGCTAGCCGATGCAGGCCGGTCCGCCGGCGCGGTTTAG
- a CDS encoding MFS transporter, whose product MKKRVHWLVIFLLFIATGLSFLDRQVLSLAIIKIQEEFKITDVQYGMINTSFLISYAIMFTLGGWLIDRVGGKLGLAISVGIWSVANSLHAVMTSFSQLLAFRFFLGMGEGGCFPGAAWTVYRWFDKEERALANGIAIGGSAIGAVVAPPLTIWLSAHYGWRGGFLIPGLIGIIWVIVWLFIPWKNENTALETPIKSDPKASVSFLTLLKLRVTWVFIVIRFLLDPVFYFMMFWIPKYLSSVRNVSFEQIGQLFWIPFLALGIANVIGGWFSGQLIAQNYSVNRARKTVMGIAAFLTLAAPAIEWVSSVNIAVALMAVFMFAHGFWITNYITSISDMFGQKATSTVVGLSGTAGAVSGLLLNPLMGVIIQQYSYRPLWIASGLLYPLAFVLLIVLIPNIKALVLTDNQEFTTPRTKKVLTRS is encoded by the coding sequence ATGAAAAAGCGTGTACACTGGTTGGTTATCTTTTTACTTTTTATTGCCACAGGACTCAGCTTTCTAGACCGACAAGTCTTGTCCCTTGCAATCATTAAAATTCAGGAAGAGTTTAAAATTACCGACGTCCAGTACGGTATGATCAACACAAGTTTCTTGATTAGCTACGCCATCATGTTTACGTTGGGCGGCTGGCTAATCGACCGGGTTGGTGGTAAACTGGGGTTGGCAATTTCGGTGGGCATATGGTCTGTGGCTAACAGTCTGCACGCGGTGATGACTAGCTTTTCGCAATTGTTAGCTTTCCGGTTTTTTCTAGGTATGGGCGAAGGCGGTTGCTTTCCAGGTGCGGCCTGGACGGTGTATCGCTGGTTCGATAAAGAAGAGCGAGCCTTAGCAAACGGAATTGCTATTGGCGGCTCGGCCATTGGCGCAGTCGTAGCACCACCGCTAACCATCTGGTTGTCTGCTCATTACGGATGGCGTGGTGGTTTCTTAATTCCAGGCTTAATCGGGATTATCTGGGTGATAGTGTGGTTATTTATTCCCTGGAAGAACGAGAATACGGCCCTTGAAACACCCATCAAATCTGACCCTAAAGCAAGCGTTTCCTTTCTGACATTGCTCAAACTACGGGTTACCTGGGTATTCATTGTCATTCGCTTTTTGCTCGATCCAGTCTTTTATTTTATGATGTTTTGGATACCTAAATACCTCAGCTCAGTTCGGAATGTCTCATTCGAGCAGATTGGCCAGTTGTTCTGGATACCTTTCTTAGCCTTGGGAATTGCTAATGTAATTGGCGGCTGGTTCTCGGGGCAACTTATTGCGCAGAACTACTCGGTCAATAGAGCCCGTAAAACCGTTATGGGGATTGCCGCTTTTCTAACCTTAGCTGCACCGGCTATCGAGTGGGTGTCGTCAGTCAACATAGCGGTTGCACTAATGGCGGTGTTTATGTTTGCGCACGGTTTCTGGATTACTAACTACATCACATCTATCTCCGATATGTTTGGCCAGAAGGCTACTTCCACGGTAGTCGGTCTATCAGGAACGGCGGGAGCTGTGTCAGGCTTATTACTCAATCCATTGATGGGCGTAATTATTCAGCAGTATTCATATCGCCCTCTGTGGATTGCATCGGGCCTTTTATATCCACTGGCCTTTGTCTTACTTATTGTACTGATTCCCAATATTAAAGCGCTAGTATTAACTGATAATCAAGAATTTACCACACCAAGAACTAAAAAGGTACTGACTCGAAGTTAA
- a CDS encoding L-fucose/L-arabinose isomerase family protein, producing the protein MENQSMNGLAVKQAEFAKRKKTRPRIGVFGVGYFKYWDQFEGLLDDMMQKQAVFIQKIEALDSAEIVDFGLVDDVAKAYEMVPKLNAANLDLIFCDMLTYATSSTFGVIIKSMNVPIVLVALQPNKAMNYGRASTYMQLYNDDICSLPEFAGVAVRMGKKVPQMIIGTLHEDPAADAEIEEYCRIAAVLHDLKSSRIGHIGHPIEAMLDMHSDSTMLTSHFGVHIVQCEAHEIVTHYQQATEEEVDSVKERILDFFDTPDPVSDPISEKLRDSDLHIAAQTAVALEKFIKAKKLDGLAYYYDGPDGSDTRVVMSNLIVGNSLLQGAGFPMCGESDLKTCIAMLIMERLGIGGSFAEFHPVDFEEDFVLVGHDGPHNIAIAEGQPVLRSLKKYHGKPGFGAGVEFKIKEGPITMLSISSTFEGKMKFVIAEGESIAGPIPPTGNTNTRGFFKPDVRTFLKRWISAGPTHHFALGVGHHAATIQKIADYLKIESVIIPNG; encoded by the coding sequence ATGGAAAATCAATCAATGAATGGCCTGGCTGTCAAGCAGGCCGAGTTTGCAAAACGAAAGAAAACTCGGCCTCGAATCGGTGTGTTTGGCGTCGGCTATTTTAAGTACTGGGATCAGTTTGAAGGCTTGCTGGATGACATGATGCAGAAACAGGCAGTCTTTATTCAGAAAATTGAAGCGCTCGATTCGGCAGAAATCGTTGATTTTGGGCTAGTTGACGATGTAGCGAAAGCCTATGAGATGGTCCCCAAACTGAACGCGGCCAACCTCGACCTGATTTTCTGCGATATGCTTACCTACGCTACTTCCAGCACGTTCGGCGTCATTATCAAAAGCATGAATGTTCCAATTGTGCTGGTTGCGTTACAGCCCAACAAGGCGATGAACTATGGTCGGGCGTCAACCTACATGCAGTTGTACAACGACGACATTTGCTCCCTACCCGAATTTGCTGGCGTTGCCGTTCGGATGGGCAAGAAGGTACCGCAAATGATTATCGGCACGCTCCACGAAGATCCGGCTGCCGATGCGGAAATCGAGGAGTATTGCCGAATAGCCGCCGTCCTGCACGATCTTAAGTCATCCCGCATCGGTCATATCGGTCATCCCATCGAAGCCATGCTCGATATGCACTCGGATTCAACCATGCTGACGTCGCATTTTGGTGTACACATTGTTCAGTGCGAAGCGCACGAGATTGTCACCCACTACCAGCAGGCAACGGAAGAAGAAGTTGATTCCGTTAAGGAGCGGATTTTGGACTTTTTTGATACGCCTGATCCAGTTTCTGATCCCATTTCGGAGAAGCTCCGCGACTCCGACTTACACATTGCCGCTCAGACCGCTGTTGCGCTGGAGAAGTTCATCAAAGCGAAAAAACTGGACGGCCTTGCTTACTACTACGATGGTCCAGATGGTAGCGATACCCGCGTGGTTATGTCAAACCTGATCGTGGGTAACTCGTTGCTTCAGGGGGCAGGATTCCCAATGTGTGGCGAGTCGGATCTGAAGACCTGTATAGCCATGCTTATCATGGAGCGTTTGGGTATTGGCGGTAGTTTCGCGGAGTTTCATCCCGTTGATTTTGAAGAAGACTTTGTACTCGTAGGGCACGATGGCCCGCATAACATTGCCATTGCTGAAGGCCAGCCCGTTTTGCGTAGCCTGAAAAAATACCACGGCAAACCGGGTTTCGGCGCGGGTGTCGAATTCAAAATCAAAGAAGGCCCGATTACGATGCTGAGCATCAGCTCGACGTTCGAGGGTAAAATGAAATTTGTCATTGCCGAAGGCGAATCCATTGCGGGACCAATTCCACCAACGGGCAACACGAACACGCGCGGTTTCTTCAAGCCCGATGTACGAACATTCCTTAAACGCTGGATCAGTGCTGGACCTACGCACCATTTTGCTTTAGGTGTGGGCCATCATGCCGCTACCATCCAGAAAATAGCTGACTACCTCAAAATCGAATCAGTCATCATTCCAAATGGATAA